In Salvia splendens isolate huo1 unplaced genomic scaffold, SspV2 ctg913, whole genome shotgun sequence, a genomic segment contains:
- the LOC121791788 gene encoding rapid alkalinization factor-like yields the protein MAKNHLFRLLITAAAVAAFLLSTAEAGGEFSWIPSSTPSTCQGSIAECMAEGGGEFEMDSESNRRILATTKYISYGALQANNVPCSRRGASYYNCQPGAEANPYTRSCSAATQCRS from the coding sequence ATGGCGAAAAATCACCTCTTCCGCCTCCTCATCACCGCCGCAGCAGTGGCCGCGTTCCTCCTCAGCACCGCTGAGGCAGGCGGCGAATTCAGCTGGATTCCGTCTAGCACTCCGTCTACCTGCCAGGGATCGATAGCGGAGTGCATGGCGGAGGGCGGCGGCGAGTTCGAGATGGATTCAGAGTCCAACCGGCGCATATTAGCCACCACCAAGTACATCAGCTACGGTGCGCTGCAGGCGAACAACGTGCCCTGCTCGCGCCGCGGCGCTTCCTACTACAACTGCCAGCCTGGCGCCGAGGCCAACCCCTACACTCGATCGTGCTCCGCCGCCACACAGTGCCGGAGttaa